A genomic window from Methanobacterium sp. BRmetb2 includes:
- a CDS encoding two-component system response regulator — MDEIDILLVEDNPTDAELTMRALKRKNLVNKLVWVKDGAEALDLIFGKGKYSDRDINEFPRLILLDLRMPKVDGLEVLQTIKADERTRKIPVVVLTSSKEDRDIVESYKLGVNSYVSKPVEFDEFIDAVSTLGFYWMLINNPPE, encoded by the coding sequence ATGGATGAAATTGATATTTTACTGGTTGAAGATAACCCCACCGATGCAGAACTGACTATGCGGGCTTTAAAAAGAAAGAATTTGGTTAATAAATTAGTATGGGTTAAAGATGGTGCAGAAGCTCTAGATTTAATTTTTGGAAAAGGTAAATATTCTGATAGAGATATAAACGAATTCCCACGTTTAATACTCTTAGACTTGAGGATGCCTAAAGTAGACGGTTTAGAAGTTCTCCAAACCATAAAAGCTGATGAACGTACCCGCAAAATACCGGTAGTTGTTCTAACTTCATCTAAAGAAGACAGGGATATTGTGGAAAGCTACAAGTTAGGAGTAAATAGTTACGTTAGTAAGCCAGTTGAATTTGATGAATTCATTGACGCTGTATCAACCCTTGGATTTTATTGGATGCTTATAAACAACCCTCCTGAGTAA
- a CDS encoding response regulator, translated as MANEKILVVEDESIVAMGIKHKLENLGYEVVDTVLSGEDAVIRAKTLKPDLILMDIVLKGEMDGIDAANQIKKLFDIPIIYLTAYSDEEMLERARVTEPYGYILKPFKKSELNANIKMAIYKHQGEKKQREIIKNNLLADFYDFILGAIPTSTTSSDKEMREMLKKIFEQRVDDDLKEQFDERLELLELDENSATEDLLNAYTSWITDLYSEFGIETQFTPKESRCYLELLNCPWIEDAKKNPIFCLNCQAMISRSYDWSQLEGEVIRKSTIADGSPTCMFQVKISE; from the coding sequence ATGGCCAATGAAAAAATACTGGTAGTAGAAGACGAAAGCATTGTTGCAATGGGTATAAAACATAAGCTGGAAAATCTTGGATATGAAGTAGTAGACACAGTATTATCTGGAGAAGATGCAGTTATAAGAGCAAAAACCTTAAAACCTGATTTGATACTAATGGATATTGTATTAAAGGGAGAAATGGACGGTATTGATGCTGCTAATCAGATCAAGAAACTTTTTGATATTCCAATAATCTATTTAACTGCCTATTCTGATGAAGAAATGTTGGAACGGGCCAGAGTAACTGAACCCTATGGGTACATTCTTAAACCTTTCAAAAAAAGTGAACTCAATGCAAATATAAAGATGGCCATCTACAAACATCAAGGAGAGAAAAAACAGCGCGAAATAATTAAAAATAATTTATTAGCTGATTTTTACGATTTTATTTTAGGGGCCATACCAACTTCCACCACCTCCAGTGACAAAGAAATGCGGGAAATGCTGAAGAAAATATTTGAACAACGTGTAGATGATGATTTAAAGGAGCAATTTGATGAACGCCTGGAATTATTAGAACTGGACGAAAACAGTGCAACTGAAGACCTTTTAAATGCATACACCTCCTGGATAACTGATCTATATTCAGAGTTTGGTATTGAAACTCAATTTACCCCCAAAGAATCCCGCTGTTATCTGGAACTTTTAAACTGTCCCTGGATAGAAGATGCCAAGAAAAATCCCATATTCTGTCTAAACTGCCAGGCCATGATAAGTCGAAGTTATGATTGGAGCCAGCTTGAGGGGGAGGTAATTAGAAAATCCACCATAGCAGATGGATCACCCACCTGCATGTTTCAGGTGAAAATATCAGAGTAA
- a CDS encoding nucleotidyltransferase, translating to MKLNTYFKDFLHEIRLTDDQVTDLKNEHEKLRGLLKEDDELSDIIVHTFLQGSYRRSTIIKPKNDNNPDVDVVVVTRLDKNKYTPAEALHMFEPFLEENYENNYRIQGRSLGINLDIVDLDLVVTAAPSEIDENIIQKSGILFDLTIEDIKQTDKTYRSKGRYESAEKIINFVEKSKNTPEWKTEPLYIPDRNANEWQPTHPLEQILWTFEKNDKTNGHYVNIVKALKWWRQEKFPDADHPKSYPLEHFIGYCCPNGIKSVAEGITSTLETIKFDHENKPELPDHGVPEHDVFSRITDEEYEEFYSQVTEAAELAREALDSDDKKESIKKWRNLFGKKFPPYKINTDIKRGGYSKRTKKTSNIPGGKFA from the coding sequence ATGAAATTAAATACTTATTTTAAAGATTTTTTACATGAAATTAGATTAACTGACGATCAAGTGACCGATCTAAAAAATGAACATGAAAAATTGCGTGGACTATTAAAAGAAGATGATGAACTATCAGATATTATCGTGCATACATTTTTACAGGGCAGTTATAGGCGCAGCACAATCATTAAACCAAAAAATGACAATAACCCTGATGTTGATGTCGTTGTTGTCACCCGCTTAGATAAAAATAAATACACACCTGCAGAAGCACTTCATATGTTTGAACCGTTCCTTGAAGAAAATTATGAAAATAACTACAGAATACAAGGCCGTTCTTTGGGAATAAATTTAGATATCGTTGACCTAGATCTAGTTGTAACAGCCGCTCCGTCTGAGATTGATGAAAACATAATTCAAAAAAGTGGGATATTGTTTGATTTAACTATTGAAGATATTAAACAAACGGACAAAACATATAGATCAAAAGGAAGGTATGAATCTGCAGAAAAAATCATTAATTTTGTTGAAAAAAGCAAAAATACACCCGAATGGAAAACTGAACCTTTATACATTCCAGATCGGAATGCAAACGAATGGCAACCAACTCATCCACTAGAACAGATTCTATGGACATTTGAAAAAAATGATAAAACAAATGGACATTATGTCAATATTGTTAAGGCATTAAAATGGTGGCGACAAGAGAAATTTCCTGATGCAGACCACCCCAAAAGCTATCCTTTAGAACATTTTATTGGATATTGCTGTCCAAATGGTATAAAATCTGTTGCTGAAGGAATAACATCGACATTAGAAACAATTAAATTTGATCATGAAAATAAACCTGAACTTCCTGATCATGGTGTTCCAGAACATGATGTTTTCAGCAGAATAACTGATGAAGAGTATGAAGAGTTTTATTCTCAAGTAACTGAAGCAGCAGAGCTTGCAAGGGAGGCATTAGATTCTGATGACAAAAAGGAAAGCATCAAAAAATGGAGAAACCTGTTTGGAAAGAAATTCCCACCATATAAAATTAATACAGATATTAAAAGAGGCGGATATTCGAAAAGAACCAAAAAAACATCAAATATTCCTGGAGGAAAATTTGCATAA